Within Paralichthys olivaceus isolate ysfri-2021 chromosome 14, ASM2471397v2, whole genome shotgun sequence, the genomic segment CAGGTAAATGATGGCGTCATCCACCCCCACATtaggctgatatgcaaactgaaGCAGGTCGAGTAGGGATTTCACCTGTGGTCTAACGTGAGCCAATACCAGCCACTCCAGCACCTTCATCACGTGGGACGTCAGGGCCATGGGCGGTAGTCCTCTGGTCCAGATGGTGACTTCCTCTTGGGGACAGGAACCAGGCATGATGTCTTCCACAGTGCTGGGACCATCCCCTGTTGTAgactcaggttgaagaggtgttGCAGGATAACAGACAGCTGGGTGGCACTGGCCCTCAGGAGCCTTGGGCTGAGACCGTCCGGGCCAGCCCATGGGGCCTGTGTTGAAGACTGTGAgctgaacctattgaagaacagATTCATGTCGTTcgccctctgtctgtttctccttcatgttgaaTCCAGTGATGGTCTTCATCCCAGACCACACCTCCCTCATGTTGTTTTGCTGGAGTTTggactccagcttcctcctgtAGGTGTCTTTACACTCCTTCAGCTTCACCTTCAGGTCCTGCTGTAcaatcctcagctcctcctggtcCCCGCACCTAAAggcctctttctttttattgagGAGGATCTTTAAGTCCCTGGTGATCCATGGTTTATTGTTAAGGATAGCAGTGTACAGTCCGGGCTGGAAGTACGGTGTGTTCACAGAACCTGATGTATTCTGTGATGCAGTCTGTCATGGTGTTGATGTCATCCCCATGTGGCATGCAGAGCGCCTCCCAGTCAGTAGACTCAAAGCAGTCCTGCAGTGCCATGCATCCTGTGTACTCCTCCTCACTGAGCGGGTGGCCACAGGCTGCCTCTGCACCAGAGGGACATACTTCAGGGTCAACAGGACAAGGTTGTGATCAGACTTGCCTAGAGGGGGAAGGGCAGTGGCAGTGTATGCATCTGTGCATTAGCATACAAAAGGTCTATTGTTTTGTTGTCCCTGGTGGGGCAGTCAACATACTGATGAAAAGTGGGTATTACCGAGTTCAGGTTAGTATGGTTAAAGTCCCCAGTGATAGTAATAAAAGCGGTGGGATGTTGTGTCTGTAGTCTGGATACAGCAGAGTGGACACAATCAACTGTTGCCGCTGCATCAGCTGAGGGAGGGATGTAGACAGTCAAAACAAGTTCGTCCATTGGTTGTCGGTACAGATGGCTTGTATCTCCTCCTCTTAGCTTTAACTTTGGCCCCAGTTCTGCAGCCCCGCCGTTTCTGCCGTAGATCTTTCGATATATCAGGCCATGTTGTGATCAGCAGTGCCAGCTCACTCAGCGCGATCAGCTGATCGTGAGTGTAAACAAAGCCCCCACTCCACTGTGCGTAAGTCTTGCCTCCGAAAACTAATAAAAAGTAGCAGATGAGCCAGAAGAACCGCATGAAAGTCCATGGCAAACTGTTAACCAAGGGGAAATATCTTAAAACGAgtagaaacattttttaaaaaagtaacGAAAAAGTTAAATAGTAAGAAGCACTCTGGGAGCTGCTGCAACGAGCTGCCGCTAGCACGGCACCGGAAGTAATGAAGAACTAACATGTTTGAAAGGGGCATTGCAATGATAAGGAGCTCTATAAGGTTTTTGGACGACTTAACTGCTCAGAGGATTGCCTTCTAATGAAACTAATCTAAATTAGTACAACATCTGTCGAAAACAGGGGAAAAACAGGGGAAAAGGACTGTGTTATTACCCTTTCTCCAAAAGGTGCAAATCCTACACCCCTTGATTGGGTAGAAGCTCTACCAGGTAAGCTATATGCTGCCCCAGTCACAATGGTTTTAATGTACATTACTTCCGAGTGCAATAAACGCAGGAGGAAACAAGTGAGCTATCTCCTAAAGAGTCCTAATTGGCAGTGGCTAATTGCAGCTAATGTTGTGGAATGTAATAAAAACAAGGCGGTGGAGTTCACTTCAGCACAGATTAGGGTTCCAACAGCACAGGCAGGCTCTGAGCACATACACACTGGAGTAATTCGGCAGCCATTTATTGTTGTGTCATAACAGGGATGTACTTTATGGTAGTGATGGGTCCGGCAACACCGATGTGTCGGCGCATGCTTTGAGCTCATAGAGCAGAACCCCTTGTCGGTGCGCGTATCGCTTTAAGAAAGTCACGTGACCGATACAGGATCTGTTTTGAACTGATGCGCCAACTCTGTTTATAAGGAAGCGTATCTGTCAACGGGATGCATCTGCCAAAAGAATCTCTGATCTTTTGCGGTTCATCATCAAATTCATCAAGAATTATGGAGCAGCCTCAAGCCAAAAGAAAGGTTTCCGCCGTATGGGACCATTTTGATCTCATCTGGGAAAATAaggtatttgttttaatttccttgTTGTTTCATCCTGTTCCTCCCAGAGTTTCCACTTGATCTAtcttaattcaaattcatttcaaaGTGACTCTTAGTTTActattcatattattttctgCAGGTTAAATGTCGCATTTGTTTGACAGAACTTTCCTATTTAAACAAAAGCACCTCCTCAATGCTGAGGCATTATAGGGCCAGGCATAACCCAGAAGTCCCAGATACACCCAGGATAAACTCAGGTATACAGCCATTCTACAACTTACTCACAGTTGCTTTATTGATAATTAATTCCTATTAATTTATCCTTTACCTCATTTTTAACCATCAAGCTTCCAGGAAGCAGATGCTGGATGAGGCTCTGCTGAATTTCATCCTGAAGGACTGCCAGCCCCTCAGCattgtggagagtgaagggTTCAGGGAACTGGTTCAGGTCCTTCAGCCCTCATATGTTTTGCCAACCAGAAAGGTTTGTGTGGAAATTATCTAAAGTAGTAGTTGATATATCcaatttatttaatctttaatttaaatatattgatttgcTTTTGGTTTGACTTGGTGTAATTTTCAGACCATCAAACAAATGGTGGCCAAAAAGTATGAGGAGGAACGGGAACAGTGAAACTGGAAGTACAGCAAGCTGTGGCAGTGAGTATAACAGCTGACATGTGGACATTTGTGAACATGGAGGCTTACTTGGCTCTTACCTGTCACTACATTAATGAGAATTTGCAGGTGTGTACATCTGTGTTGGGAGTGCAATACTTTCCACAAAGTCACACTGCTGACAATTTGGCCCAAGTCAAAAGGGGCATGATGGAGGACTGGGCCATAACCAATAAAGTAAAGTGTCTTGTGACTGATGCAGCACCAAACATGATTGCATCCACTAGACAGCTCCAAATTCGGCACTCAATTTGCATTGCACATAGACTTAATTTATTAGTtagaaaatcatgtgatcagATCCCCACACTTACATCCATCAGACACAAAGCTAGGCACATACTTCAAGTACTACAGCCAAGGAGAAGCTTGCCCAAGTGCAGCAACAGATGGGACGACCAACCCTGAAACTTATCAATGAGGTGCCAAAAAGCTGGAACAACACATATGAAAGGCTGTCAAGGCTACATGATGAGAGGGAACCAGTGTGGGTCTCTGGCCTCTCTAAAAAAAGATGTGACTCCACTTACAGCTGATGAGTATACCATCATAGGAGAAACACTTCTTGTGCTTGCTCCTTTCCATCAAGCTACAGTGGAGTTGTCTGAAGAGAGGCGAGTGTCAGGGTCAAAGATCATACCGATGATGAAAATGCTCTATCTTGCACGAGAGCGTAATGCTTCAACCTTGCACAAACAGGCAGCCATACACCTACATGAACACCTGAAGCGTCGAGTCACAGACACTGCTTCCAATCTGGAGTCATTAAGTGTTTTGACCCTAGCAACAATTCTAGACCCCAGATTTAAATCATTTGGGTTCCGCAGTTCCTCCAAGTGCAATGAGGCCATCAGTAGACTGCGGTCAGGATGTGCGTCTGTAATCGGACGCACAAATGAGCCCCAGCCGGGACCGTCTTCACGACAGCTGTCTGCACCCACTTCAGGCATGTTATTCAAgcattatttgtttgttgttgtttggaaaTCATGTACTAAAATGccaatttgttgttttttagatAACCTTTGGCAACATCTTGACATCGAAGTGGGCAGGCAGACCAAAAGTGCCACAGCTGATGCCATCCAGGAGGTGCAGAGCTACCTGGCAGAGGACAATATTGCCAGGTCCCAGGATCCTATGAGATACTGGGACAACCAAAAGACAATCTATCCAAACCTCTTCCGGCTTTCCTTACAATTTCTCTGCACTGCAGCCTCATCTGTGCTGTGTGAGCAGGTGTTTTCTACAGCTGGAGAAGTTGCATCAAAAAAGCGTAACAGACTCAATTTCAAAACGTTGGAAcaacttgtttttttgaataaaaattTGTAGCATCCTCATTCACAACACGTTCACTTAGATTTTCACGTTATTTATTGACTATATCTAAAAATAtcaaagatattttaaatttaaatgaagatatgaaataatacaatataatatacaattacttaaattatattattgtatataCTAGGTCATCAAATCAGTGTCAGTTGAGTCTGTCAACTAGGTTGCCTGTAGGGATTTTTAAGGTCCAGCAGGTGTCAGTATTCACTCAGTGACACAGTATCAACACAGTATCAATACAGTTTGGCAATGTGTTGAAACGCTTCATGACGCCTCATCTACCTATCACTACTTTATGGGGTTAAGCAGCCAGCTATTTCCCCCATCGTTCCAATCTAGATGTACAGGGTACCAGACCATAGCAGCTTACTTTCACCACTGCTACTCCCAACACAGAGCTTTAGTAGCTTACTCTATGCTCAGATGGCAGATTCTCCCACTGGCTTTTGTTTATACCCGTTTCATTTCGGGATGCTGAAATACGTTTCTCTGGTGTTGCTTCAGTCTTTCTCCCTCATATGCCATGGTTCCTATGCAGTGTATTCAGGCTCATTTAGCTTAACGTGTAGTTTTCTTCCATGTCTATCAGAGTATTGTCTTGTAGTTGTTGTTCTAACCAGTTTATTTCAACCAGCATGTTTTGATTCTGCTAGAAGTGGATGTTGTGGTTCTAGCACACAGCCAGGGAGCTGGCCAAAGTCCACCATTGCGGTAAAAATCATCTTATGGTGGccttttgcaaaaaaaaaaaaaaagatcatgtATATATCGGTCCAGGCTCCATAGTATACTATCAAACAATCCCAAAGCACTCCTCCTAAAAAAAAGATAAGGCACAGACTTCTCCCAGTATGTGACAGCTGTTATGTCCCTGAGCTGGTCTAGGGGTTAGAGGAGTATCATAAAACTGGGTGAATAGTCAGGGGTGAaaatctttcatttgttttattgccagtatgaaacacaaaataatcatcAGGGAGAACTaaaccaaaaacaacaaacaaaatgactgtAACTAGAAACAGAACAACTAAACTACTGTCAAAACAAAAGGTTACAATAGTGTGGCAGCGGGgtgtggttagggcgccaactgctggacaacagggaggagtggctcagccagTGATCAgacagctgggcagaatcaggtaattATGCAATCAATAAGAGCACgctggtaacctggttctgctctctTGCAGTAGGCTGGGTTCCTGGGACTGGAGCAGCCTGAGGACTCGTGAGGACGTGTGGGAACGGGTGTGAACGTGTGTTGAGAAACCCGTGAATATATATGTGTGGTTAACAGGCGAGGCGACCATTAATAAAGACAGTGTTcaaacgccattctctcctcccttgtTTACctggagtgggccgagtattcccacactggcgcctgaacagggacctcacacagccagagatgTGGACTGGTTAACACCGTTCGGGAAGTGGACTGATGAGGAACTTCTGCGCCCGTACAAAGATCAGACGACGGAGGGCAGAAGGCAGATGGAGGAGCtccagagacagacggagaggatGAGTCGCGTCTCACCTGCGGCACCGAGCTGGAGAAGGCGGGGAGCGGGTCCCAGATCGGCAGTGAAGCCGATGGGTCCAGCTCCAGGGTCAGCAGGGAAGCTGGcgcctccggttccagcgctgaggtcggtggggaagccgagacctccggtgCCTaggtcggcggtgaagccgacacctcccagGCCGGgtcctcttcctgctccccgGGCAGCGgtgaagctgacgcctccggccCTGGTGGttggcggggaagccgacacctccgtgtcctgctcctcttcctgctccccgGTCAGCGGTGAAGCTGACGCTCGCAGGCCCTGTAACCCTGAACTCAGAGCTCAGGGTCCCCGGTCGGCTGATAGGCCGATGCCTGCCGCCCCTGCTTCCATGGGTAGATCCCCCGGATGGCGGCACACtcctgctccggggtccaaggtgcccgtgcagcggcgcccaccttccaggcctCCAGAGAGACGCCGCATCCCGcgtgggggtatgtggaggtgaaagggctgggagagcaccttcacctgcaccacagaggatcagtcagcgcaggtgagagctgttagctgattgatcctcatgcttgaaaaggcagcagcggAGCTGCCTCAGgggaacacacactggggaagagactagGCAAAGCTAGAGGTCCCTCTAAGTTAagtgttttgtcagttctgtttgtattaataaaaagatgttgctgagcccCGAATGTTatgactggttcgtctctggctgtcatggtgggaaccccgtggcatggtctatgtggcgttcgaccacgccacggggttcccctcacgacagccagagacaaaccagtgtGTTCTCCCGAGTGCGTTCCCTTTCCCAGTGTGTTTTtctcgaggcagctctgctgcctccttttaaagtctgaggatcaatcagctaacagctctcacctgtgctgattgatcctcagtggtgcaggtgaaggtgctctctccgccccttcacctccacagtctACTGCCACAAATACTAAGctccttaaagggatagttcacccagaaatgtaaattcactcattatctactctaCACTCCGATAGAAGGGAGTGTGATGTGTTTGAAGGAGTCTCAGGGGCAAACATTGTGCCAGAATCCAATCCAATTAAGGAAACTATTAACTGAAGCTGCAGacctaataaaataaaataaaaaaacatagcaTACCTCCATAATGCTCGTgcggtgtcatccaagtgtgcACAATCcttgacattcatattcgactcgaaACAAGATAATGTGTAAGCTGGTGACATTTGCAGAGGAATATATATGAATCTCTTCTTAACTAATAAGACCTGttaaactgaactgaagaagcccCTTGGATGAGACATGAAATGTTTCACTGAATCACATAATTTAGCTGCattgactctgaggacacactgtggtgaAAGTGTTTACAATTACTAGTCAATAAACAAATATGGACCAATGTTCGGGCCCCCATGGCtaacaattcaattcaattcagttttatttgtatagcgccaaatcataatgtacattatctcaaggcactttacatagaaggtcaggaccttaaaatcttatttaacatagagaaacccaacaattcccacaatgagcagcactttggtgactgtggagggaaaatattaacagggagaaacctctagaaccagactcaatgtgggggcggtcatctgcctcgactggttggggtgagcaaaaaAAAtgggggaaggagaggagagatgggtggaagagaggggagagaagagagagggatagtggggtgggggaagtaggggagaggggggggtgagaaagaccggggacacttgagtgccatcaggtatcagatctgactagttaaaatgtaaacaactgTGTAAAgacaattaattattattgataacaggcacaattcatatcataattaattactgagatattgtaattaataatagtaataatgttaaaagttgttgtcctgaggttgcggggtcagagatatctgaaatgagagagaaaaagagagagagagactatgggagtaataggtgaaatagtcattgacatgtattaaaataaataaatgaatgaatgtgggggggcagagagacagagagaagtggagaggtgctcagtgcatgatggatccagaactaactataggctttatcaaaaaggaacattttaagtttaactataaatgcagagatggtgtctgcctcctgaacccagagtgggagctggttccactggagaggagcctggtagctgaatgctctaccgcCTGTTCTAACAAAATGTGACTGTGCACATTTGGTACCCTGGTGATGCGCCTGATGTGTCAGGTTGGTTATGTTTGGCTTCAGCAGCTTAAAAAGAGGTTTATTGTTCCCTCTGATGAAAATCTATATCTTTCAAAAAGACATTCAACAGAGTAGGTAAAAGGATTTTGTCAGTCTCTGAAGACCCCTGTCCTCAGAGATCCTCAGAGATCCAATCCACACCGAGCTCCACAGGatccttttttccctttttttgtttttgcgcCAAGGGATCCTCAAgaatgatgatgtcatgtttcaaaggAATTGATTAGTCAGTGGGCGGCACTTTTATACTGCTTGATCTCCTATCTCCAACTTAACGTGCTCCGGAGCAGGTTAGCTGTTCAGCATAAGTTATTGTGGGGATTTGCTCCAATAATgaatttaacctgaagttacAAAGCGTTATAAGTGCAAATCTGGCTTCTTAGTACAGGGCCCAGGTGAGCTAGGCGGGCAGAGTTGATTGCTGATTGAAAGCAGCACTCACTGCATGGAGGAGGTAGGGAGGAATCCTGAGCTGAGGCCTGAAGGAGCAGCACAGTACACAAGTGAAAATACATTCTCTAAGGGAATGTTACACACTGCCACTAGTAATGTTATGTTTCATTTCCCTTGCCATATAATaatatgcatgtgtgaatgttaGTAATCTTTATGGTATAATAGTTATTATATTGTAATCAAAATAACTTCTGATTGATTACCTATAAATAATCTGCACTTTCTGCCTTACATTACCTTTTCCATAAAGTGAATGTTTATTGGGTCATAGTGGAGATAGAATATGCAACCTTGCCCTTTAGACATTTGGCTACACAATTAAACAATGCAAAATCACTACTTCTCCAAAAGAGAGGATCACAGTGTGGGTCATACTTCACTTCTTTTGACACTTAATATAGCATATTTTCTTAAGTGTCTCACCTTTCAAATGTATCTATagaaatatttctattttgcGTGTTTAATTATCTTTCCTCatgcaatattttatttttctttaggCCAAATCAACAGTAAGCTGATCAGATGATTATTGCACTAAATTTGTTAATCTTTTTAAATAACCTCATCAAGACTttgtttttcaagattttgtGTCGTAAGACCAACAGCAATTTTGGCGAACCTTTATAAAAGAACCTTTATAACAATTTCAAGTTTAGAACTTAATTTGACCACAGTGGTTCGGACACAAACCAGTCAGAAATATGCAGACTGCACACCTGCCCCATCAGAGTCATCTGAGAGAGATCCAGGTACCAGACTCTGACCAATTATTCCATTCTGCTATTAATGACTGGGTTGATGTCGTTACCAGAATTACAATCTAAATTTACATTTACGTACTTTctataaattcagatttttcatttattccattTTGCATATTCATCATCCGTATTCCCTTCCTTGTAGTAAGTAGTCAATAAATCTCATATATTTTTGTATCTATTGTTGTATTGTGTGTTCTTTTGAAGTAGAGAACGGAGATCCATTGAATACAGTATTCATGACTTTATGATTTGAGACTGattatttaaattgtataaatttGCTCAAATAGGAGCTGGTGCCCCCTTCTACAAAGCACAAATTCATCTTAACGTGACAATAAGGCACAATAGCAGATACCTTAGCATCAATACCTACCTGGCCTCGTCCCATTTCCTTACCAAGGTAGGTGACGATAGCCTTGCTGCATTTACACTTGGCCAGGTTGAGTGTCAAAGAAGCTCGCCCCATTCGACAGAATGCAGTCTTACATATAAATAACAAGATCATCTAGCTCTCAGAAGCTCTGAAGCTCTCAGAGTAAGTGGAACTTGCACCTAAGGGTGCCCAAAATATCAATACTGCGTACTCTGTACTCCATGTGAGAATTGGTTCTGGTGCCAATGGGTTCGATAAAAAGGAATAGTTTTAGTTTCTCTCATCTATGTTGTACCTGTGCATAGAGAAAATAAGCAGTCCACTCTAAACACATCATCTTGTAATGAACGTGTGTAAACCtactcttttctcctcttcactgtcagtgtgtggaCTGCTGTCGTGTTTTGTGGACAACCCACACTTTGTGCACGGATACTGTAGCTCGCCGTGGTGCGCACCCTGACCAGCCGCATAGCCCGACATGCAGTGATGGCTGAACAAAAGCATCtggcttttttcattttaactaaaGTGTCCAGAAGAGATCCTGGCTCCAATGTGTACAAAGTAattacaaacacagagacacaaaaaaaacatatacaccccaaaaagcaaaaatatacagaactgcactaactaCCATACTAATGCAGTGTGATACACTGGAGGACATTATCCTGAAAGGCCTCccttcctgtgtctgtctgaaaATAGTTCCTGAGGCTGTTCCACACCTCAGTGCCAAGTCACGTCGCACGGTCAGCAGTGAGGCGTCCAAAATCTAGGAGGTTTCTACCTTTTGTCTACCTCCACCACTTGCCTCCATTCTCctgggatttctttttttctgccatAATCTCAGAATGAACAAAATAGTAACCTCCTTGAGTGTCACCACCAGGcacgtgcacagacatttttgggGGCAGGTGCTCAAGCCAAAAAAAAGGGCACCCATCACCAAAATGATtcataaaattaagaaaaaacacagtaggatatatttaacttatatatttatttttgttaacacAATCAGCACAGTCTAATCAAATCGGATAACTCAAATTatcaaattgaataaataaatgaataaaaggcaaaaaataatcataaaaatattaGTGCTGCTGCAAACTGAACTGTAAAgggctttgagtggtcatcaatactagaaaagtgttatataaataaagaccaTTCACAGACAGTAAGCAAAGACTTTGGTTTTCTTCTCTGTACAGGCACAGTGAAAAACAATCTAGCAGTCTCtgtaaaatgctgaaaaaaagtttaaatttcctttttatatttacatgttcatCAATGAGCTTTAGATGTGTTGATTTTTGACAGGGCCAGGCTAACTGTGACCCGCTGCTTCCGGTATTTATGCTAAACTAGGCTAACCAACTCTCTGCACAACACACGCATATACGTATGAGATTGATTATTTTCAAATCTCAATCTTACTGAGCAGATCAATTTACTAGGTAACTCAGTAGAGAACATTCCTTGCATGTTCTGAACATTCAGGAAACTCTCTCAACCCTGCTTTGGTCAcaatttggtcagtcctcacTTCTATGGTTAAGCTTTCAATTGGGTTTTTCCACAGAGTCAGTTCAAAGTGCTGCTCCTTCTAGCCTGAGCAAACAGAGTAAGGCACTCATTCTGTTCCACACAATGGATAACCTGTAATTTACCCCCAGCACTTAACAAGACCATTATGGTAACATGAGATGTAGAAAATCaactgctgttttctttaaccACATTCACTGGACCTGAATGAAGTAGACAGCTTCTCTTTTGACTGAATATGAAGCTCATTTCTGAAGCTCTGAGGCCTGGGGCTAGCTTCTGGCTGTACCAGTGGAAGAGACAGACAAGTGAGTATCAAAGGCACCATTTTCCGCCCTGAAATTTGGCCATAAAGGCCTCTCTTATGTCCTGCTGAGGACATATTTGTACCAATGGGGCCATCTGGTGTTCATAAGGTGGAGACATTTTTATTACCTCAGatactgaaccccgaattgcccctcagaaaaagtgctgcccccAGATGTACTATAAAAAACTTCAGGTGATGGGGAGAAggctttctgtctctttctgtctctcttgctCTCGCTGATTTATGGCCATTTTCAAGGCAAATTGCTGGCTGAACCACAGCTAGTGTGAACAGAgaatcacaacacacaacagaacCAGACATTCCACTGCATAATTGCAGCCAGAGTGTCCCGGACGTTAGTTGCAGGATTGTTCATAAATTCtgttgagataatgtatgttatgatttggcgctatacaaataaaattgtatgTAATTTAATTAAGTGACTTAACATAGTAAGTACAAACCCAACATCTCCCACAATGAGTATTGCCAACTGTGGAGGGGAAAACCCCTAATTTACCAGAAGacacctctggcagaaccagactgAATGTGAAAGGCCATCTGCCTCGAACAGTTAGGGTGAACGGAACTCTCTTTTTGACTCTGCATCCCCCTCCCCACACCCCTGGATACAAATTCCCCAGCCCTCCATAACAAACCTTTCCAGCTATACCCCTTACCTgtcattaatgaattaattcatGGTGCTCAGTGGACCAAAGGCCTGCCAGACCTCCATCAGCCCCACAAAGAAATATCGTCCCTCCCATCACGACCCACAAATTCTTACCTCAACCCCTTCCCGCTCTGGCCAGCCTAACAAAAATAAGTCATATTCAAGAAAGAGTGGCAGAGGTTACTGCTTTGCAGATCAGTTAGTGGATAGCCTACCCGATTGACACTTACAGGGTTTGGCCCTTAATCCTATTGTTTCTCAGACAGGATTACTCTGTggtctccctctccctgtggCGGTGTCGCACAGAAAAGACAGATTAAGGGGATTAGTGTGTATCCTCCTGATTTGTCATACTGGGATATAAGGAAGCATTAACTTTCTTTGGAACCCTGAATAAGGAAAAGCTGAGAGGTGCCTAAGGAAGAAGTCATAAAAGGCAAAGTACAAACCAAAATTCCTCAAAGGACGATAtaatttgtttgcttttgttctGTCCAACTGGTCTGAAAGGTTCAAAGGGCTGGCACTGATGggagaaagacaagagagagggaaaggagggGTGGAGGAAATTTAACTTGATAATAGGCAGACTGATTTCAAATCACTTCAGGTCATGACAGACAATTATTTTAAGTCCTTTTTCTACTTCTGTCCAAAGCATAATACTGTCCAGCAGATTACTGagtcctttttgataaagcctatagttagttctggatcag encodes:
- the fbxw4 gene encoding F-box/WD repeat-containing protein 4 isoform X1; this encodes MEELQRQTERMSRVSPAAPSWRRRGAGPRSAVKPMGPAPGSAGKLAPPVPALRSVGKPRPPVPRSAVKPTPPRPGPLPAPRAAVKLTPPALVVGGEADTSVSCSSSCSPVSGEADARRPCNPELRAQGPRSADRPMPAAPASMGRSPGWRHTPAPGSKVPVQRRPPSRPPERRRIPRGGMWR